A window of the Xiashengella succiniciproducens genome harbors these coding sequences:
- a CDS encoding LytR/AlgR family response regulator transcription factor, whose translation MDSSYSVVIVEDDIFSRRIVRLIINNHFPELNVTGEFASITDASLMIPQLAPDLMILDIQLEDGNAFDLLKQLREQNIEPKIVFMSAIHSYIEEAVQFASVDFLKKPFDESELVMALDKAIDSINDSDYGQRLNTLFSNLHNNNGDKSIIFKQDNGHVNAPLSTIVYGRAVPGGAEFRLISGEDFFVAAPLRRYELLLSNHGFFRCHPTYVINLRLINTIDENNGSVSFNSGHIVPFEAWRLAGMLQKYRKYCEKEFVRKDEYQ comes from the coding sequence ATGGATAGTAGCTATAGTGTAGTAATTGTTGAAGACGATATCTTTTCAAGACGTATCGTCAGACTGATTATCAACAACCACTTTCCTGAATTGAATGTCACAGGCGAATTCGCTTCGATAACCGACGCTTCACTAATGATACCTCAATTGGCACCAGATCTAATGATTCTGGATATCCAGCTTGAGGACGGCAATGCCTTTGATCTGCTAAAGCAGCTACGAGAACAGAATATTGAGCCTAAGATTGTATTTATGTCAGCCATTCACAGCTACATAGAAGAAGCTGTTCAATTTGCCTCGGTTGACTTCCTTAAGAAACCTTTTGATGAGTCAGAACTGGTAATGGCACTTGATAAGGCAATTGACTCAATCAATGACAGTGACTATGGTCAACGACTCAACACCCTTTTTAGCAATCTTCACAACAACAACGGGGACAAATCAATAATATTCAAACAGGACAATGGACATGTCAATGCCCCATTGTCAACCATAGTATATGGCCGGGCAGTTCCGGGCGGAGCTGAATTCAGATTAATTTCAGGTGAAGACTTTTTTGTTGCTGCCCCACTTAGACGTTATGAACTCCTATTGAGCAATCACGGATTCTTCCGCTGTCATCCCACCTATGTTATTAACCTACGACTCATCAACACAATAGATGAAAATAACGGATCTGTATCCTTTAATTCAGGACACATAGTACCTTTTGAAGCATGGAGACTTGCAGGAATGCTTCAAAAGTACAGGAAATACTGTGAAAAGGAATTTGTCAGAAAGGACGAATACCAATAA
- the trpS gene encoding tryptophan--tRNA ligase produces METVVSGIRPTGNLHLGNYFGAVKNFVKMQDNNNCLFFIADYHSLTTHPTPTDLQGNVKQVLAEYLASGLDPEKSVIYIQSDLPEVAELTLLLNMNAYIGELERTASFKEKVRQNPDNVNAGLLTYPVLMAADIIIHRARKVPVGKDQEQHLEMTRKFAARFNRMYGAEYFPIPEPFNFGEELVKIPGLDGTGKMGKSSGNGIYLAEDPASIRKKVMRAVTDAGPVEKNSPVSEPISNLFTIMSVVSKPETLQYFKDAYSDCSIRYGDLKKQLAEDIITFVAPIRERILEISSDSEYLRKVVKMGKEKAHASASQTIKDVRELIGIRPF; encoded by the coding sequence ATGGAGACAGTAGTTAGTGGAATCAGGCCTACAGGCAACCTGCACCTGGGTAATTATTTCGGAGCAGTCAAGAATTTTGTGAAGATGCAGGATAATAATAATTGCTTGTTCTTTATTGCAGATTATCATTCGCTGACAACTCATCCTACCCCAACAGACCTTCAGGGTAATGTTAAGCAGGTTCTTGCTGAGTATCTTGCTTCCGGTCTTGATCCTGAGAAATCTGTTATATATATACAAAGTGACCTGCCAGAGGTTGCTGAACTAACCCTATTGCTAAACATGAATGCCTATATAGGCGAACTTGAAAGAACTGCTTCTTTCAAGGAGAAAGTAAGGCAAAACCCCGACAATGTAAATGCCGGGCTGCTTACTTATCCTGTGCTTATGGCGGCCGACATTATTATTCACAGAGCCAGGAAGGTTCCAGTAGGTAAGGATCAGGAACAACACCTGGAAATGACACGCAAATTTGCAGCACGGTTTAACAGGATGTATGGGGCTGAGTACTTTCCTATTCCAGAACCATTTAATTTTGGTGAAGAGTTGGTAAAGATACCGGGACTTGACGGAACCGGTAAGATGGGGAAATCTTCAGGTAATGGAATTTATCTGGCTGAAGATCCGGCTTCAATACGCAAAAAGGTTATGAGGGCAGTTACTGATGCAGGACCGGTGGAAAAGAATTCTCCTGTAAGTGAACCGATCAGTAATCTGTTCACTATAATGAGCGTTGTTTCCAAGCCAGAAACTCTGCAATACTTCAAGGATGCATACAGTGACTGCTCAATAAGATATGGTGACCTGAAGAAGCAGCTTGCTGAGGATATTATCACCTTTGTTGCACCAATTCGCGAGCGAATACTGGAGATTTCGTCAGATTCTGAATACCTTCGCAAGGTTGTAAAAATGGGTAAGGAAAAGGCCCATGCAAGTGCATCCCAGACTATTAAGGATGTGCGTGAGCTTATTGGTATTCGTCCTTTCTGA